The Phycisphaerales bacterium genome includes a region encoding these proteins:
- a CDS encoding response regulator yields MSKILVAEDDPHILRLMSMWLCRQGHAVVEARNGMQALELLRANEVDILISDVNMPGLDGLQLVEAALRDKRVRQGVVVLTNRWDHGEIRDRLANWGVQVMPKPFSPARLAELVTKLLAGEAQTAAPA; encoded by the coding sequence ATGAGCAAGATCCTGGTAGCCGAAGACGATCCGCACATCCTGCGACTGATGAGCATGTGGTTGTGTCGCCAGGGGCATGCGGTGGTTGAGGCGCGCAACGGTATGCAGGCGCTCGAACTGCTGCGCGCGAACGAGGTCGACATCCTGATCTCGGACGTGAACATGCCGGGGCTGGACGGCCTCCAGTTGGTCGAGGCCGCTCTGCGCGACAAGCGTGTCCGGCAGGGCGTGGTTGTGCTGACGAACCGCTGGGACCACGGAGAAATTCGGGATCGCCTGGCGAACTGGGGTGTTCAAGTGATGCCCAAGCCATTCAGCCCGGCGCGGCTGGCGGAACTGGTGACGAAGCTGCTGGCGGGTGAGGCGCAGACGGCGGCGCCGGCCTGA
- a CDS encoding HD-GYP domain-containing protein, whose product MESVQTGLDTQLLQDLLTGLSAPVPEATVSVGLVGCAAHAPQPPAHCRRACLGPGPEAALERGCAYLRSAAQGAPDTALLLGGCCQKGYRIAAQPTLLGDRPAVLLTVEGRPVESPTLTAPDLEAHASAAERLVQRIGQLAAENAGFANEVLQNYEQLNLIFDFTQQIAHVTEVPALERLLTQRITELLHAEHVCIECSDGTWRGSAGTAATPPKSLPVAELLAWTAQVRAQRRVEVREFPRWHVIVGPLVRSDERVEAVCAFRASNAAPFNAGEMMLFESVLSFGGQIVSNTELHARLRRMSLEVVRAMVAAIDKKDRYTSGHSERLGFLARLTACELGLSPAEQQNAEWAGLLHDVGKIGVPEEVLCKPGKLTPEEFEAIKLHPGMGYEILKPIESFEAVLEGVLYHHEYPDGSGYPCGLRGDAIPMIARIIHVVDTFDALTSTRSYRRAFSFEKALEIMRADYGIRIDARVAEAFVTAFQRYIRTNPADYAARFPCSPEYQHDHA is encoded by the coding sequence ATGGAAAGCGTGCAAACCGGATTGGATACGCAGCTCTTGCAGGACCTCCTGACGGGTCTGTCGGCCCCGGTGCCGGAAGCGACGGTTTCGGTGGGCCTGGTGGGCTGCGCGGCGCACGCGCCGCAACCGCCGGCACATTGTCGGCGTGCGTGCCTGGGGCCGGGTCCGGAGGCCGCGCTCGAGCGCGGCTGTGCTTACCTGCGCTCCGCAGCACAGGGGGCGCCCGACACGGCGCTGTTGCTGGGCGGCTGCTGCCAGAAGGGTTATCGCATCGCGGCGCAGCCCACGCTGCTGGGTGACCGGCCAGCCGTGCTGTTGACGGTCGAAGGGCGGCCGGTCGAGTCCCCGACGTTGACAGCGCCGGACCTCGAGGCGCACGCGAGCGCCGCTGAGCGGTTGGTGCAGCGGATCGGGCAACTGGCCGCGGAGAATGCGGGCTTCGCGAACGAGGTTTTGCAGAACTACGAGCAGCTCAACCTGATCTTCGACTTTACGCAGCAGATTGCGCATGTGACGGAAGTGCCCGCGCTGGAGCGGCTGCTCACCCAGCGCATCACGGAGCTGTTGCATGCGGAGCACGTCTGCATCGAGTGCTCCGACGGGACCTGGCGCGGCTCGGCCGGTACGGCCGCCACGCCGCCGAAGTCGCTCCCGGTTGCAGAGTTGCTGGCGTGGACGGCCCAGGTGCGGGCGCAACGGCGGGTGGAGGTCCGTGAGTTTCCGCGCTGGCATGTGATTGTGGGGCCGCTGGTGCGCAGCGACGAGCGCGTCGAGGCGGTCTGTGCGTTTCGCGCATCGAACGCGGCGCCATTCAACGCCGGCGAGATGATGCTCTTCGAGTCGGTCCTGAGCTTCGGCGGGCAGATCGTAAGCAACACGGAACTGCATGCGCGGTTGCGCAGGATGTCGCTCGAGGTCGTGCGGGCGATGGTCGCGGCGATCGACAAGAAGGACCGCTACACGAGTGGGCACTCGGAGCGGCTGGGATTCCTGGCGCGACTGACGGCGTGCGAGTTGGGACTTTCGCCTGCGGAGCAGCAGAACGCGGAGTGGGCGGGCCTGCTGCACGACGTAGGCAAGATCGGCGTACCGGAGGAAGTGCTCTGCAAACCGGGGAAGCTGACACCGGAGGAATTCGAGGCGATCAAGCTGCATCCGGGCATGGGCTACGAGATTTTGAAGCCCATCGAGAGCTTCGAGGCCGTGCTCGAGGGGGTGCTCTACCACCACGAATACCCCGACGGCAGCGGCTACCCGTGCGGTCTGCGGGGCGACGCGATCCCCATGATTGCACGCATCATCCATGTCGTGGACACGTTCGACGCACTGACCTCGACGCGCTCGTACCGCCGTGCGTTCTCTTTCGAGAAGGCCCTCGAGATCATGCGGGCCGACTACGGAATACGAATCGACGCACGCGTCGCGGAGGCCTTCGTGACCGCGTTCCAGCGCTATATCCGCACCAATCCCGCGGATTACGCCGCTCGATTCCCCTGCAGCCCGGAGTACCAGCATGACCATGCTTGA
- a CDS encoding GGDEF domain-containing protein produces MTMLDPVGIMATSPVLATAGSVHPLLWAALLICAVLVATVSVLRLQRWQNGAVSEPLPSVRPAALQTEAPALIPATGPEPARGVNAVCSALAHWLTEERPAGDVWAAFDQIVREALGAHCEAVRVRCFRIDPGAGRLHPITQAGRLANPEGVPIAEGLLGHVASTGREFVAGARDLGPALERLALGEPEPWAWVWPVRVDGLTVGLVAIGTASRALLAEAELRRGLGAVLSLAWEQVVCRERLERAERTDRMTGVLTRTNFFELAAPALAESYANHEPVVVVVLALEGLRRLDDGQCWRARDVVLERTGQALGSRVRSDDLVGRFADDRFVALLRRLDTALGKLIGEKLLGAVTAAAASVKEAGAQVQVRLGIAGSGLGQPDLDTLLAEAFTSVEWARTHHAAVGEVRMEGSRP; encoded by the coding sequence ATGACCATGCTTGACCCCGTGGGGATCATGGCAACGAGCCCGGTGCTGGCGACCGCAGGGAGCGTGCATCCGCTCCTGTGGGCGGCTCTGCTGATCTGCGCCGTACTCGTGGCAACTGTCAGTGTGCTGCGGTTGCAGCGCTGGCAGAATGGCGCCGTGAGTGAGCCGCTTCCGTCCGTGCGGCCGGCGGCGTTGCAGACTGAAGCACCCGCACTCATCCCCGCAACCGGACCGGAACCGGCTCGGGGAGTGAATGCGGTCTGTAGTGCGCTGGCACACTGGCTGACCGAAGAGCGTCCCGCGGGCGATGTGTGGGCGGCATTCGACCAGATCGTGCGCGAGGCGTTGGGAGCGCACTGTGAGGCGGTGCGGGTCCGGTGCTTCCGGATCGATCCCGGCGCGGGCAGACTGCACCCGATCACGCAGGCCGGGCGCCTGGCGAATCCCGAGGGCGTGCCCATCGCAGAGGGTCTGTTGGGTCACGTCGCGAGCACCGGGCGTGAGTTCGTGGCCGGGGCCCGCGATCTGGGTCCGGCGCTCGAGCGGCTGGCTTTGGGCGAACCGGAGCCGTGGGCGTGGGTGTGGCCCGTCAGGGTGGACGGCTTGACGGTGGGGCTGGTTGCGATCGGGACCGCGAGTCGCGCGTTGCTGGCGGAGGCGGAACTGCGCCGTGGGCTTGGGGCGGTGCTGTCGCTGGCGTGGGAACAGGTGGTGTGTAGAGAGCGTCTGGAGCGCGCGGAGCGCACAGACCGCATGACGGGGGTGCTGACGCGGACGAATTTCTTCGAGCTGGCAGCACCTGCCCTGGCGGAGTCGTATGCGAACCACGAACCGGTGGTCGTAGTGGTGCTGGCGCTGGAGGGCCTGCGGCGGCTCGACGATGGCCAATGCTGGCGGGCGCGTGATGTCGTGCTGGAACGTACCGGACAGGCCCTGGGGAGCCGTGTGCGAAGTGACGATCTGGTGGGACGCTTCGCGGATGACCGCTTCGTGGCACTCCTGCGGCGGCTCGACACGGCCCTGGGCAAGCTGATCGGTGAGAAACTGCTTGGTGCCGTCACGGCCGCGGCGGCGTCGGTGAAGGAAGCCGGCGCACAAGTACAGGTGCGGCTGGGGATCGCCGGCAGTGGCTTGGGGCAGCCGGACCTCGACACGCTCCTGGCCGA